The proteins below come from a single Tissierella sp. MB52-C2 genomic window:
- a CDS encoding glutamate-cysteine ligase family protein, producing the protein MDYNRQIQEIVEYFIDGEKDIEDFRVGVEFEHFIVDRHTLKTISYYGENGIAETLHELEKNGWIGSYENEYILGLNKGNKTITLEPGSQFELSIEARKNIKEIEEEYLEFLEEITPILQKKNQGLMAVSYHPETKIEDIKLLPKGRYDIMFNYFKTKGKYAHNMMKGTGALQIAIDYKSEEDYRRKFRVANGLAPVLYALFDNGFYFEGDKWNKYNLRTDVWNNCDNDRSGVVEHALDNDYGYKKYAEYILNRPPIFIMKGTEAIPTGDKLVKELFDPEDYKKEELEHLLTMFFPDVRTKGYIEIRMMDSVPYPLSFAAIALIKGIFYNEENLNKVYDYIKDITMEDVNKSKADIIENGLKGRLKDKTVLEIGKFLVELAQKGLDKDEVKYLLPLEEMILSGTNPYGITKEKSELGKKESLNWCLINNIEVM; encoded by the coding sequence ATGGATTATAATAGACAAATACAAGAAATAGTTGAATATTTTATAGATGGAGAAAAAGATATAGAGGATTTTAGAGTTGGAGTTGAATTTGAACATTTTATAGTAGACAGACACACTTTAAAGACTATTTCCTATTATGGCGAAAATGGCATAGCTGAGACATTGCATGAGTTGGAAAAGAATGGTTGGATAGGAAGCTATGAAAATGAATATATTCTTGGGCTAAATAAAGGAAACAAAACTATAACCTTAGAGCCGGGAAGTCAGTTTGAACTTAGTATAGAAGCTAGAAAGAATATAAAAGAAATTGAAGAAGAATATTTAGAATTCCTAGAAGAAATTACTCCAATACTCCAAAAGAAAAACCAAGGATTAATGGCAGTGTCATATCATCCCGAAACTAAAATAGAAGATATAAAACTTTTACCAAAGGGCAGATATGATATTATGTTTAATTACTTTAAGACTAAGGGAAAATATGCTCATAATATGATGAAGGGTACAGGGGCATTACAAATAGCCATAGACTATAAATCGGAGGAAGATTATAGAAGGAAGTTTAGAGTAGCAAATGGATTGGCTCCAGTATTATATGCTTTATTTGACAACGGATTTTATTTTGAAGGAGACAAATGGAATAAATACAACTTGAGAACTGATGTGTGGAATAATTGTGATAATGATAGATCAGGAGTAGTAGAGCATGCTTTAGATAATGATTACGGATATAAAAAATATGCCGAATATATACTCAACAGACCACCTATATTTATAATGAAAGGTACGGAAGCAATACCAACTGGCGACAAGCTGGTAAAAGAACTTTTTGATCCAGAAGATTATAAAAAAGAAGAATTAGAACACCTATTGACTATGTTTTTTCCAGATGTACGAACTAAGGGATATATAGAAATTAGAATGATGGATTCAGTGCCATATCCATTAAGTTTTGCTGCAATAGCTTTAATCAAAGGAATATTCTATAATGAAGAAAACTTAAATAAAGTGTATGATTATATTAAGGATATAACTATGGAGGATGTAAATAAGTCTAAGGCAGATATTATAGAAAATGGATTAAAAGGTAGATTAAAGGATAAAACTGTATTAGAAATAGGTAAATTTTTAGTGGAGTTAGCACAGAAAGGCTTAGATAAAGACGAAGTTAAATATTTGTTGCCGCTCGAAGAAATGATTTTATCAGGAACTAACCCCTATGGAATTACAAAGGAAAAATCGGAATTAGGAAAGAAAGAATCTTTAAATTGGTGTTTGATTAATAATATTGAGGTGATGTAA
- a CDS encoding glutathionylspermidine synthase family protein, with amino-acid sequence MNWKEVNDNYIDLIKSNPEKYEKNYRLTMEKVANSTAIYKGKPVPFLYHPMFYTEKDIENFNKIGNTLMSITNKVTNRYLESKEFREKFEFSPLLEELILVDNGYDINVPIGRFDLFYKDEDNFKFCELNTDGSSAMNEDNTIGNILLQTEGLKDFSKKYNLSLFELIDRWVDDSISIFKQWNEEIEKPNVAIVDFTESGTSKEFEVFKAAFTKKGYNTIIADPRDLKYRDGGLYFEDSKIDMVYRRIVTFELIEKADEIPDFIEAYKNKAFCSIGSIRSQVVHNKIIFKILHDEDTLEFLSEEEIEFVKKHIPITGLFKGDISVYDEVLNNKDKYIMKPLDLNASQGVYAGRDLTQEQWKERLDQSFNKDYLYQEFFIPFTREHIIFEDKKIKVEDFRSIVGLFMYKERFAGIYTRIGKNNIISGVTDYYTLPNILVKNI; translated from the coding sequence ATGAACTGGAAGGAAGTAAATGATAATTATATAGACCTGATTAAATCTAATCCAGAAAAATATGAAAAAAATTATAGATTAACAATGGAAAAGGTGGCAAACTCTACTGCAATATATAAGGGTAAACCAGTACCTTTCCTTTATCATCCCATGTTTTATACTGAAAAGGATATAGAAAACTTTAATAAAATTGGAAATACGCTTATGTCCATAACTAATAAGGTAACTAATAGATATTTGGAGTCTAAGGAATTTAGAGAAAAATTTGAATTCAGTCCTCTATTAGAAGAACTTATTTTGGTGGATAATGGCTATGATATAAATGTTCCCATAGGGAGATTTGACCTTTTCTATAAAGATGAAGATAATTTTAAGTTTTGTGAATTAAATACAGATGGCTCTTCTGCCATGAATGAAGATAATACCATAGGAAATATATTGCTTCAAACAGAAGGGCTAAAGGATTTTTCTAAGAAGTATAATCTATCTCTATTTGAATTAATAGATAGATGGGTTGATGATAGTATTAGTATATTTAAACAGTGGAATGAAGAAATAGAAAAGCCTAATGTAGCCATAGTAGATTTTACTGAGAGTGGTACATCTAAGGAGTTTGAAGTATTCAAAGCGGCTTTTACAAAGAAAGGATATAATACTATAATTGCAGATCCTAGGGACTTAAAATATAGAGATGGAGGACTATATTTTGAAGACTCTAAAATAGATATGGTATATAGAAGAATTGTTACATTTGAATTAATTGAAAAGGCAGATGAAATACCAGATTTTATTGAAGCATATAAGAACAAAGCTTTCTGCTCCATAGGCTCCATTAGATCTCAAGTGGTACACAATAAGATAATATTTAAGATATTACATGATGAAGATACATTGGAATTTTTATCGGAGGAAGAAATAGAATTTGTAAAGAAACACATACCTATTACTGGATTATTTAAAGGAGATATAAGTGTTTATGATGAGGTTTTAAATAATAAAGACAAATATATAATGAAACCTTTAGATCTAAATGCTTCTCAAGGAGTATATGCAGGCAGAGATTTAACACAAGAGCAATGGAAGGAAAGATTAGATCAATCCTTTAATAAAGACTATCTATATCAAGAATTCTTTATACCTTTCACTAGGGAGCATATTATATTTGAAGATAAAAAGATAAAAGTAGAAGACTTTAGATCCATAGTTGGTCTTTTTATGTACAAGGAAAGATTTGCTGGAATTTATACTAGGATAGGAAAAAACAATATAATATCTGGAGTTACTGATTATTATACTCTACCTAATATTTTAGTAAAAAATATATAA
- a CDS encoding ferritin family protein: MENNKTIKNLMEAFAGESQANRKYLAYSEKAETEGKTNAAKLFKAAADAETIHALRHFKVAGNIGTTAENLEDGVNGETFEFETMYPPFVEIAEAEGNKAAVQTFTYAMEAEKVHAELYKEALENLDNEEEVFYYLCPVCGNIEKFVPEKCNICNVPGSKFIKY; encoded by the coding sequence ATGGAGAACAACAAAACTATTAAAAATCTTATGGAAGCATTTGCTGGAGAATCTCAAGCAAATAGAAAGTACTTAGCTTATTCAGAAAAGGCAGAGACAGAAGGAAAAACAAATGCTGCAAAATTATTTAAAGCTGCTGCTGATGCTGAAACTATTCATGCTCTTAGACACTTCAAAGTAGCAGGTAATATTGGAACAACAGCTGAAAACCTTGAAGATGGAGTAAACGGTGAAACTTTTGAATTCGAAACTATGTATCCACCTTTTGTAGAAATCGCTGAAGCTGAAGGTAATAAAGCTGCAGTACAAACATTTACTTATGCTATGGAAGCTGAAAAAGTTCACGCAGAATTATATAAAGAAGCTTTAGAAAACCTAGATAACGAAGAAGAAGTTTTCTACTATCTATGTCCTGTTTGTGGAAACATCGAAAAGTTTGTACCAGAAAAATGTAATATTTGTAATGTACCTGGTTCAAAATTTATTAAATATTAA
- a CDS encoding Fur family transcriptional regulator, whose translation MNGTFEDLVNELKNKNIRLSHQRLKVLEYINNNKTHPTVDEIYKDLQKEIPTLSKTTIYNTLNALADSNLVKVLTIEDNEARYDGNTNDHGHFKCTSCKKIFDFDIDFDSMAIAGLNNFKIHNKDMYFKGLCSSCNKTM comes from the coding sequence ATGAATGGAACCTTTGAAGATTTAGTAAATGAGTTAAAGAATAAAAATATTCGTCTCTCTCATCAGAGGCTAAAGGTTTTAGAATATATAAATAATAATAAAACTCATCCTACTGTTGATGAGATTTACAAAGATTTACAAAAAGAAATTCCCACATTATCAAAAACAACTATTTATAACACATTAAATGCCTTAGCAGATAGTAACTTAGTAAAAGTCCTAACTATAGAGGACAATGAAGCTCGATATGATGGTAATACTAACGATCATGGACATTTTAAATGTACTTCTTGTAAAAAAATATTTGATTTTGATATAGATTTCGATTCAATGGCAATAGCTGGATTGAATAACTTCAAAATTCATAATAAGGATATGTATTTTAAGGGCTTATGTTCAAGTTGTAATAAAACTATGTAG
- a CDS encoding GntR family transcriptional regulator, giving the protein MLDLNSDKSIYVQIAEIIENDILMGHLKEEEQSPSTNQFAKIYQINPATAGKGLNILVDEGILYKKRGIGMFVAEGARKKIIKKRQGSFFKEILPDIMVEASRLEITKEEIVEFIKEYKGGE; this is encoded by the coding sequence TTGTTAGATCTAAATTCAGATAAATCTATTTACGTGCAGATAGCAGAAATAATAGAAAATGATATTTTGATGGGTCACTTAAAAGAAGAAGAGCAATCACCTTCTACAAACCAATTTGCAAAGATTTATCAAATAAATCCAGCTACAGCTGGAAAAGGACTAAATATCTTAGTTGATGAAGGAATTTTGTATAAGAAAAGAGGTATTGGTATGTTTGTAGCAGAAGGTGCTAGAAAGAAGATAATTAAGAAAAGACAAGGATCATTCTTTAAAGAAATATTACCAGATATAATGGTAGAGGCCAGTAGGCTTGAAATAACAAAGGAAGAAATTGTAGAATTTATTAAAGAATATAAGGGAGGGGAATAG
- a CDS encoding ABC transporter ATP-binding protein — MIEVKKLNKSYGRSKVLTDVDLTLEENKIYGLLGRNGVGKTTLLNLISGQILKDHGEIKLDGYEIFENSSAMEEICLVKNFPESIKERKVKDILALASIIYKNWDEEYKDYLIKEFNLNTKKKLMKLSTGNKTIVGLIIGLASRARFTMFDEPTLGLDAAMRYKFYQLLLEDYEKNPRTIIISTHLIDEVANVFEEVIILNNEKVALKDEVSKLKEKSYFLSGRKDVIDQVTDNKKVIHREEFGSTNIVGIYGEFTEEELKYIRNNNIEISNIPLQKLFIYLTENIMKEENSNGFN; from the coding sequence GTGATTGAAGTAAAAAAATTAAATAAATCCTATGGAAGAAGTAAAGTTCTTACAGACGTTGATTTAACTCTTGAAGAAAATAAGATTTATGGGTTACTTGGAAGAAATGGAGTGGGTAAGACTACACTATTAAATTTAATATCTGGTCAAATTCTAAAAGACCATGGAGAAATAAAATTAGATGGATATGAAATATTTGAAAACTCCAGCGCCATGGAAGAAATATGTTTAGTTAAGAACTTTCCAGAATCTATTAAGGAAAGAAAGGTAAAAGATATATTGGCATTGGCCAGTATAATATATAAGAATTGGGATGAAGAATATAAAGATTATCTAATTAAGGAATTCAATTTAAATACAAAGAAAAAACTGATGAAGCTATCAACAGGAAATAAAACTATTGTGGGATTAATTATAGGTCTTGCTTCAAGAGCAAGGTTCACCATGTTTGATGAGCCCACACTAGGTTTAGATGCAGCCATGAGATATAAGTTCTATCAATTACTTTTAGAAGACTATGAAAAAAATCCAAGGACAATAATCATATCAACTCACTTAATAGATGAAGTAGCTAACGTATTTGAAGAGGTCATCATTCTAAATAATGAAAAAGTTGCATTAAAAGATGAGGTAAGTAAACTTAAAGAAAAATCTTACTTCTTATCTGGTCGTAAAGATGTAATAGACCAGGTTACAGATAATAAAAAGGTAATTCACAGAGAGGAATTTGGCTCCACTAATATAGTAGGTATATATGGAGAGTTTACCGAGGAAGAATTGAAATATATAAGAAATAATAATATTGAAATAAGTAATATACCGCTTCAAAAACTATTCATATATCTTACTGAAAATATTATGAAGGAGGAAAATTCAAATGGATTCAACTAA
- the rsgA gene encoding ribosome small subunit-dependent GTPase A: MTNNMDNYGFTDYFKNQIELINEDKDDLIPARITEVHKEMYTIIYDNIEKRARLKGSIFYNDKHSIYPAVGDFVLVKGNPYGEDIIHYVLERKSKFSRYDSHYEKEQMVAANFDHVFIISSLNYDFNIKRIERYLAIAWESGANPAIVLTKSDLVDDTEEYSSQIDNIAIGLPIFYISSVTGEGIDELRKYLKPKETIVFLGSSGVGKSSLVNALAGKEIMKVNDIREDDSKGRHTTTHRQLITLSNGTMIIDTPGMRELALWNTQDGLDTTFSEIEELSRLCKFKDCSHNKEPGCAIKSALTTGELSHDRWDNYIKLQKEAKFAAKKEQLNLKKKEKLLRKRS; this comes from the coding sequence ATGACAAATAATATGGACAATTATGGATTTACAGATTACTTTAAAAATCAAATAGAATTAATTAATGAAGATAAAGATGATCTTATACCAGCGAGAATAACTGAAGTACACAAAGAAATGTATACAATAATCTATGATAATATAGAAAAAAGAGCAAGGCTTAAAGGATCTATATTTTACAATGATAAACATAGCATATATCCAGCTGTAGGTGATTTTGTTTTAGTTAAAGGAAATCCTTATGGAGAAGATATAATTCACTATGTATTAGAGAGAAAAAGTAAATTTTCTAGATATGATTCCCATTATGAAAAAGAACAGATGGTTGCTGCTAATTTTGACCATGTATTTATAATCTCATCTTTAAACTATGATTTTAATATAAAGCGAATTGAGAGGTATCTTGCCATTGCATGGGAAAGTGGAGCAAACCCAGCGATAGTTTTAACTAAGTCAGATTTAGTTGACGATACTGAAGAATATAGTTCACAGATAGATAATATTGCCATAGGACTACCAATTTTCTATATTAGTTCAGTTACTGGAGAAGGTATAGATGAATTGAGGAAGTATCTTAAACCAAAGGAAACCATAGTATTTCTAGGTTCATCAGGTGTGGGTAAATCTTCTTTAGTAAATGCTCTTGCTGGAAAAGAGATAATGAAGGTTAATGATATTAGAGAAGATGATAGTAAAGGTAGACATACTACAACCCATAGACAATTAATTACATTAAGTAATGGGACTATGATAATAGATACACCTGGAATGCGAGAACTTGCACTTTGGAATACTCAAGATGGACTAGATACTACATTTTCGGAGATAGAAGAATTAAGTAGATTATGTAAATTTAAAGACTGTAGCCATAATAAGGAGCCAGGCTGTGCAATTAAATCCGCATTGACAACAGGAGAACTTAGTCATGATAGGTGGGATAACTATATAAAGCTTCAGAAAGAAGCTAAGTTTGCTGCAAAGAAAGAACAATTAAATCTTAAAAAGAAGGAAAAATTACTAAGAAAAAGATCATAA
- a CDS encoding GNAT family N-acetyltransferase, producing MRCENIYHLDRFFIYPEYRGSGVGRQVLDTFEKNIDLFVNNNVRYIGLFPDPITEDLEYDSMESMSKEERDIAVKHLKHFYSSLGFVEMKTNSNYMYLDLNHLNLYKRQLVNEVIYQ from the coding sequence ATGAGATGTGAAAACATTTATCACCTAGACCGTTTTTTCATTTACCCAGAATATAGAGGTAGTGGTGTTGGAAGGCAGGTTTTAGATACTTTTGAGAAGAATATAGACTTATTTGTAAACAACAATGTTAGATATATAGGACTTTTCCCCGACCCTATTACTGAGGACTTAGAATATGATTCTATGGAGTCCATGAGTAAGGAAGAAAGAGATATAGCTGTTAAACATTTAAAGCATTTCTATTCATCTCTAGGATTTGTAGAAATGAAAACCAATTCAAATTATATGTATTTAGATTTAAATCATTTAAATTTATATAAGAGGCAGCTTGTCAATGAAGTCATTTATCAATAA